The following is a genomic window from Prunus persica cultivar Lovell chromosome G7, Prunus_persica_NCBIv2, whole genome shotgun sequence.
AAATAGGTTAATAAACTACCAAGTCATCATGAAAATCAGGCTGTTTGTAAAACAAGAGAAGAATAATCTCACCTGCTAATTTTCTTCAAATGCATGAAGTTGCAATAGCCACCTCGATTGCATACATTTTCTTCATACTGCCTACATGTAGCTTCACGAAAATCCGTCACCGGGGAAAAGTCAACGATGATGGGGCGCCCTAGTATTTTAATATTCATCATATTGCCAAAATGTTATTGATTTCATGAAAACAGTAATCTAACACTCAATGAGTACTATCATTATGatgaagaaataataaaaaaagataagagAGAAACAGCTGTGGCCACAATAACACATGCCACAACCAACTAACAAAACGATCATAACTCATGCTTTCTCCCAATTCCAACAAATACAATTACAAATCCCTGAAACAAGACGGAATTCTACCCACATACTTCATTTCAAAGAATAAAGCTTTATTACCTTAACCTGTAAATGGTTATACTGATTAACAGTTTTACATGTCACTGAGGAACTAAATCTGTGTGCTTTTgtccaattaaaaaaaaattgtgcagACAATATGCTAATCCTTGCTTAACTGTGAGTTACCTGACCAAAATGTAGTTCATCAGATCGTAATCTAAGATGAGTAAAAGATGAGCCAAACTACAAATGCTTATGGCTCAGAAATTTCAATTCGGTCGTGCCAACCCACTTGGACTAAACTAGCTCTGGTTTGAAACCTTGAATCTCAAATCCCAAAGACCTTAAACCAGATTTATTATTAAATCCCATGTATCTATATAGCTCACAAGTATTCATTGACCATTCTCTTATATATATCTAGACGGTTATATAATAGTGTATCACCAAGAGGCAGAATTATCTGAAAAACTATGCACACAACAGGTTTTCCCATGGAAATAAGACTGTTTACATTAATGCCAAGCCatgaaaaaatcatgcatCACCATAGGAAATGGTGATATAATGACCGATGGAATTTGAGTAACTCATTCAAATGACTTAAAATCTACTAAATAAGGTCTTCTaacaatataaaaacaaaatatgaatGAATCCTAAGGCCAGACCTGATAGATGgcatgttaaaagaaaaaagggagatTCGCGCATTATAAACCAACCGAGTCTTCAATGAAACTCAACTCTACGTTGGACAGTTTCAATAATATTTTGCAAAACAACACACGCTGAACTGTGATGTTGCACAGTACATCTACATAACATACATCAAGCAACAGATGAAAATTGACTTCTGCTGAACGGATTACAGCGGCAAGTCGCCATACCATCATGACTATTAATCTAATGTATCAGAAATTTGGATGGAAGGGGAATGGTAAAAGTAACCTGCATAGAACCTCCCAGTGAGATTCTGAAGCGCAGCTTGAGCATGTTCTTCCTCCCTGAACTGAACGTACACATTACCAACCTACTCACAAACACATACCCAAACAATCAATTACTCCGACACAAAACttattaacaaaaacaaaaacagaaaaaagagacAAACCCTAGAAATATTACCATGTGGTCAGCCAAATTATCACAGATATTCAAGCTCTCGATCTGTCCATACTTGCTCAGCTCCTCAAACAGATCCTCATAAAAATCCTGCACTCAAcaatcacaaaaaaaaaaaaaatcaatgacaAAACCAATAGCAAATTCTGATTCAAACctaaagaaagagagagtgtgtgtatgtgtttCAATTGAAATTGGGGATGTGATTGAAGACCTCGAAGTTGTCTTGGATCTTTCGAGGGTCTAAGGCTTGGCCCTGGGGGTCGACGCCGGGGTTGGTGAGCATATCGGGCCGCTGGTACATGTTGGAAAGCAGAAGGGTGGGGCTGATGCTGGGCTTGGTGTGGAGGCGAGAGCATCGGTCGCCATGCCTGCAAGCACCGATCTTGAAGTAGAAGGGACAGTTGACACGGTCCTTCTCTGTGCCGAAGATGGATGCTAAGTGCTCCGCCATAGCTGTGACCTGTGAATTATGATGTTGGTCCCCTCCTCTCTGTTTTTGATCTTATTAGGGTTTTAAGTTTGAACAAACGCGCAGCTGCAGCGCTATGTTGTTTCTAACTTGTATTTATGAGAACAACGAATATATACAATAAAGTTCAGAGGAATAAACAACAAGCAGGTTTGCCCGAGAGGTTAAGGGGGTAGACTTAAGATCTACTGTACATAAGTACGCGTGGGTTCGAACCCCACAGCCTgcatattttgtaattttacatttaattttcaggtttttttaaaaaaattgattaattaatttacttGCATAATTTAGCTTCTTATCAAATTAATGAAAtgcaaaaaatacaatttttttttccataatatatatacatatattttcttgcttGGATAATTTAAAAGTTTATGTTCTCAAAGTGTTATATGTTATGAACTCTGCACCAATTATGCATTCACCGACTTAATTGTTAATGTTGTGTACGGCTCCAAATCTGCATTCACCGACTTAACTGTTAGATTTTAACCTATGTTATGTACATGGATCTTCAATATGTGGTCATCAACGCAATCAATGGTCCATGGTGAttcttttgaattgaaatctGTAGTTTAAGATGTCAATagtagtttttttaaaattttatagatACAAGCGATAATTTAAACTACTCtagattaatctaatttaGAGCTAGAGGATTCGAACTTTCTACAATGAGGGAATTTAAACTTGAGTACAAGAAAACATGCCACTGCTTTCTCCAACAAACCTAACCTGCTTTCTCCAACTGGCCTTCTCCAACAAACCTAACCTGCTTTCTCCAACAAACCTAACCCAGGTATGCAATTCAATGGCGATTTGTAATTGAAATGTCTGTAATGCACAAAATTTGagagaattttgaaaatttaactTTGGTTAGGATTTAATAAGTTGTAAATAATGCTGGCCTTGccgcaaataaataaataaggggcCTAGTAAGAGCTTTTGGAGGTTTCTTGTTAATGTTTTTATGGCAACGACTTTTGCGCATTGAGCacaacgtcgtctattataattgaaCACCATGGAGATGAAGACGATGAAGAGGTGCCCTCTCAAACGGCAAACTTAAAAAGAGAGAATTCCAGATGACACATTGATAAAACTAGTAGCAGCAAACATTTAAAAGCAACTCAAAACATTACACAGACGAACACGCTTACTCAAAAAATTCTGTAGTGCACTGTGTTCAAGTGCTCAGAACAAAACTTCTCTGAAAATTATTGGAAAAAAGGTTTCGAGTTCCACAAAACTAAAACCCATTCTACATGTAAAAACTTATTCCCTACTTGTGAAGCtctattttttcatttcatcCCGTCCCGCACAAGCTTTGGAAGCACTTGATATTCTAATAGGGCTCAACGGGTACGCGGAACTTGGCTCCAGCATAGACTGCCTCTGCACCGAGCTCCTCCTCAATTCGCAAGAGCTGCACATACAAAAAGCATAAGATGCTCAAAAACCACACATCTAagagaaatttgaagaaacaaTGGTCAACAAAATTCTACAAAATCATACAAAGGCAAAATAAACTGATGTTATTTCAGACCTGGTTATACTTGGCAAGACGCTCCGACCTGCAGGGAGCTCCGGTCTTGATTTGTCCCTGAGAAAAAGTATAATTTCATGAGAAATTGAACTGGGACTCGAGGAAAAGTTGGGGAGCTTGTAATTAATGTCATCAGACACAGAACTCAAATTAGATAATTACCGTGGCCAAACCCACAGAGAGATCAGCAATAAAGGTATCCTCAGTTTCTCCACTGCAGTCAAGAAATTTAAACCACATCAGCTACTAGAAATCGCTATATTATGGTGAAGAGAATTGAATTTCAGTTTATGCCATTGCAATTCAAGGTTCAACTTCCTAACCTTCGGTGGCTGGCCATAACACCCCACCCAGCTTTCTTGGACATTCTTACGGCCTCAATGCTTTCAGTTACGGATCCAATTTGATTCACCTGTATCCAAATAAGTTTAAAAGGTGTTATTCATTTTCATAATGGTAAAGAAAACATGCTCAAATAAGATCTATTAAAGAGAGAGACTCTTGCTGTACCTTGAGAAGAAGAGCATTGCAAGATTTCTCTTTGATTGCCTTCTCAACCCTCTGCAAATAGGAATACAAAAGTGGAGATATCAAGAAAAGTAAGGACATGTCCTAACCTATCTTTTGTGTTCTGTTTTTTAACTGCAAGTTGATTCCCTTTTCTCTTTGGAtaatagagaaagaaagaaaaatactgCTTTAAGATATCAATAGAATAAATCAATAATCTATGCAGACCTTGGGGTTGGTGACCAACAGATCATCTCCCACAATTTGTACTTGTTCTCCACATTCAGCTGTCATCTTGGCATAGTGTTCCCAGTCATCTTGGTCAAATGGATCTTCAATTGACACAATAGGGTACTCACTCACAAATGACTTGTAAAGGTCCTTGAGAGCATTTCCTGAGATCTTTTGGGAACCATCGTTTTTCTGTGCagacaaaacaaacatggaatATTTAGTTAATGGtatttaagaattaaaaaaatttcaaagtcGGATAAACACTGTCGCATCCAATTAGAGCATATATTAACAGACAACTCACCTCTTCCTTGAAGTTCAGGTCATAGGTTTGATCTGATCCATAAAACTCAGATGCAGCAACATCCATTCCAATGACAACCTGAAGagaaaacaacaataattTTCCCTCAATACTATTgcaatcaaattttctttgtaaaataaactttggtttgaaaaataaacttacTTTGCCTGTGTATCCAGCCTTCTCAATGGCTGTCTTGAGCAATTCAAGACCTTCCTTGTTCTCCTGAATTCACACAAAAAGGATGATGATTTCAGTAGACAGATGTGAAAGGAACAAGGAGGAATAATTAGTAACTTCAGTTAAATGCTTAGGCTTCATCAAACTATTGTTAACCTGAATGTTAGGAGCAAAACCACCTTCATCACCAACATTGGTTGCATCCTGACCATATTTCTTCTTAATCACAGCCTAAGGAGAACAAAAGACAGAGTGTTCAGTGAGCAATTAAAGAGAAGATAGTACATTACCAAAAACTCTAAGCGAGTACATCTCCCACTCCCGTAAAATAAGGAAACCAACGGTACACACCTTTAGATGGTGATACACTTCCACACCCATCTTCATGGCCTCTTTGAAAGAAGAAGCTCCAACAGGAAGAATCATGAACTCCTGCAGACACAAGTTAACAAAATACTCAAAATCAAGAAGCaaattaacaacaacaaaaaaagaaaaatcaaagagattTTTAGGAAGCAGACCTGCATTGCAAGTTTGTTTCCTGCGTGTGATCCTCCATTGATGACATTGAATGCAGGAACAGGCAACACTAAGTTCTTGTTGCCAGCAAGATTGGCAATATGCTGTAATTGAAAATACAGTAACACTAAAATCAGAACACTGAACaatcaaaaaggaaagaaaagcaataGAAATTATCTGATCAAGAAAATATTACCTTGTAAAGAGGAATTTTCTTGACGCTAGCCCCAGCTTTGGCAACTGCAAGAGACACTGCCAAGATGGCATTTGCACCAAGCTGAAAAACCACAATATATACcagttaatttaattttacgACCAAGGATTTGCAGATATAGGCCGAATATAACAAACAGATATATATTGTACCTTTTGTTTGCACCAACCCCACTCATTAACAGTTCCATCGAGTTGTTGAACCATGAAGTTGTCAATAGCAGTCTGTTCACTTGGGTCCTGCACGATGTAACCACAAACATTAGTTTATACCCAGAGAAAACAATACTTAGCCAAGTAAAACATCAGCAGCAATTCTAAGGTTCCAAACAATATGATGACAACCGAAACAGTAAATTCAACCAACCTTGCCAATCAAAGCAGGTCCAATGATTGAGTTCACATTGTTGACAGCCTACGCATATAGAAGAATACTGAGTTAATGACTAACATAAACCAAAGATAACGAATCGCAAGTCGATCATCGCAACGCTCATTCTGGGTGGTACTGGTATACAAAAACAAGTAAGGGAGACGCGATAACTCACCTTTGAGACACCCTTTCCAAGGTAGTCTGATCCTCCATCACGCAACTCAAGGGCCTCGTAAACTCCTATAAGTTgattaaaaaacaataaataatgaGTGTTTGACAATAAGCATACTAACCAATCGACTGCTAGGCCCTAAATTCCGATTTTACAATTGAATCAAAATCATAGCCTTTCGATTTCGaagaaccaaaagaaaatcagATCAGAGAAATATACCAGTGGATGCACCACTTGGAACAGCAGCTCTAGCCAAAGTCCCGTCTGACAGAACAATGTCCACCTACAATAACACACATCCAGTTTTTTCAATCGTACAAGTATTGATCTAATACAGAACTACATGCAACAAAATCAAGGACTGAAAAATTGAACATCACAAAATTAACTTTCGAAatcaacaacaaattaaaaatatatatatatattatatataatcagAATAACACTGTGTGCAGCCTCAAGCACAAAACTACTGAATCTCCATCTCTTATCATGGATTAAACGCATCGTTTCAGTAcgaagagaaatcaaaccaagAAACGGacccaaaaaatcaaaactatACAAGATGAGTGTGCCTCGGTGCTTAAACAAGCAGATCGGAGACTTCGAAATTATCGAAGAAATAGAAAGAGAGATTGAGGAGATGCGAACCTCGACGGTGGGATTGCCACGGCTGTCGAAGATCTGCCTTGCCTTGACGGTCTGGATCGTAGCCATAGATgcagaaagagagagactgagagaagTTGATGAGTATTCGCGtacagaaagaagagaaacagACTGAGAGTGGGCAAAGTAGTGTGAACAGACGGACGGTGCACCACGTATTTGTAGAGGAGCCTCGGTTAATTACAGCCGTTGGATTGAGTAATTTAGGTTTTGCTGAATCATTAAgccaaaatttattttgtaattttgatagggcttttttctttttacttttaattttttatttattttggaggAAGGGTTAGGTGACTTTCTAGTTGTACATCACGCACGGGTTGCCAAAGGAAAAGTTAGGGGCATTTTAGACTTTTTAGTTGggtaggattttattttattttattttttttgggtcggtAAGAGTTTTATTAACTGTGTTCGATGATGAACGTGTGCGACCAAACCAACTATAAGTCCAAAACATTGTACATATagcccaaagaaaaaaaaaaaaaacagtgggCGGTCAAAGTCTTAGAGTTTGGTATTGGTAGGCCAAGCAAAATGCtcaaggtttttttaaaatttaaaatttcttttttggggtacATTGGTGGGTAATTGCTCAAGgaatttaattcaattttttttttctgtcaataaggaaattaattattgtGCAAGGAAGTATATTTTTCTTACTTGgtcaaaagaaatttgattGTCGTGCAAGGAATTTGATTGTGCAAGCAGATTTTTTCATTAACTACACTCACAAAATAGGAAAGAAGCCTAATTAAATTTCGTTTTATAGTAAAGATATAACGATGAATTTGATTGTAATGATGGACTTGGCGGTGGACAAAATTGTTATCAAACTAGTATTTATATAGTTATCTTTGAATACATAATTTCGGACGTATAGATAATTATTCTTAACCACTCGAGTCAAGTTATTGCTAATTTGCTAATTTATTGGCTTTTATGTGATCCACCATGAGATGCTCAGGGGCTGAGGGAATATCCTTATTGTGGCATGTTCAGGTTTGACTCAAAGGGCAAAACTGCAAGTTCTGCATTTCTTATTAGTTCTCCATCGTCCGTGACGACAACAGGGCCTCTTTGAGTCCacacaatttaaaataacataaataaataattataatgtAGTTGCAGAATATTATTATCTAAAAATTCAgttgaaaaaaacaaatatatttattatttaaaacaaTTGCAGGTTGGATAAATGGGTTAATGCCATCCAACAAAGTCAATTCTGAATTCTTggccttatttatttttattcattatTAGTATTGCAAATTAGAAAATTGTCTCCTTCATCATCTCACAATTGactctttgtttatttttgtcattCAAAAATGGGTGCCTCATGCGCATGCGATTGCATGCTTGATATTAGTTAGACTTGGAAATGAGCTCGGAATTTGGACAATGGAAAaataatatgtatattttattaaacaaatatattcaaGATTATGAATAGCCATACGTACCTATGACGAACAATGTTCTCTATTAAAGTTTGAAGAAGTCTGAAGTTCAAGTAATCTTCCCCTCGTCAATAAAAAATAGGACTATTCCACAATAATTGATTGTTTTAGACAAAAGTAGGAAGGAACTAcaacaaattgaaattgaaacggAAATATGTGTAATGATGTAACAACTTCTTGGTTTCGTTGAGAATCGGATTCATCATCCTTACTTTTTTTATCGCACAGAATGGTGTTGATTTCATACAAAGCTTTTGCAAACATTTCTCAACTACTATTAGTTTTCGATTTCGAGAACAACAAACTCCTAATTATTTATGGGGGATTTGCTATTATACCTAATATGagagcccaaattataaaaataccctatataaaatgaactttagaaacacacccaaagctcatttacaatataacaaaaaagcttttaacttcttataaattacaaaactgccatcaatttcttaaaacaagcccaaccctaaaatctcataaaaatacccaaaacactcaatagagcatcaaagtaatttaataatcaatattaaattcaataaggctagctatcattttttgggtttgtttatagaaattcaattgcgtaaggtttatttataatattagtgttAGAAATgagtatatcactaaatatctaattatttatttcaaaagaaaattgtcatttatattatttcacTTGAAATTGATCATCCAAATTCACTATTTTTATTCAACCTCATGATATGTATGTACCTTCCGAGGTGTAACTTTTAATAGTAGCAACAAATAACAGTATTAATTGTATTCTAATTATTATTCTATTAGTAGTTCAAGTATTAATTGTTTTAGATATGTTATAATTCATGTAACCGATTGAATCGAATCCATTAAGGACATTAGAGCCGTACTTGAGAAAGGGTATGGGAATGTCTTATTCATTTTTTCCTGCAttgataaattgaaataaatatataacaaacaagaaaaagtttgagaaataaaaacacttaaaggaaataaagaaaagtaacTTGAATTATCAACCACAAAGCATAGGACACACAGCGACCCAAAAATAGCATGAAGCCGGACAAAATACTCCCAAAACTTTTGTGTGATGCCTTGTTTTGTTGGCCATGATTATGGAGAAGATTGACATTTGTAGACCATATGTTAATCTCTATGCCCTTGTAGAAGCTGAAGAGCATAGCCCCTCCTAACCCCATAACCATTCCCAGAATTTTAGTTTTCCCTGCATTAGTTCGTATAGAAAACTTCTCCATCctgaaatatataataaaattaatggaTTAAGCACAGTCAAAATCAGGAGCCTTGCAAGGACATTACCTGAAAATTACGGTCAGGATAAAGGTAACTGGTGGGACAAGATTTAACATGGCCACTGCATATGTTGCAGATGTCAAGGCTAGGTtctctatatataaattttgagaAGTAAACCcctaaaattaagaaataatttttacttaattattGGAGATATGAATTCCACATGCCATGTAGAAATTTGTATCACACTAATAATGATTgattaaacagaaaaatcatgatcaaaagtttaaataatttgcataaaaacaagaagaagaaaaattatagtTACCCAAATAGCCCGCAGAGAAAAGCTTGAAACAATACCATCCGTGTTAGTTTTGTTGTGTTGTCCCTGTAAATTGAGAATAATTCTAATTATAATTGCAATCTGGTGAGAATAACTTATGAATTGACTACTATTTGAAGAAGACAATCAAGTAATCTTTCATTCAAATTATGTTTATACAATTCTATTGCAGCATgtgcaggaaaaaaaaaaacctatgggcccgtttgataagcaattttattttttagttttcattatttgtgctagagtatagaggaaaatgagaatGAGAACGGGAGTGAGGATGAGATTGAAAGGGGAGATGAAGGAGAAGATGAGAGGgaagagtaacaaaagtgaaaacaaaaacttgaaagtgaaaatcaatatttcaaatagatttcagtttttgtttttgttttcacttttgggaCTCATCCTCTCATCCTCCTCTCTcatcttccctttctttctcatttccaTTCTCACTCTTTTACCTCTATACTCTagttaaaaaaatgaaaactaaaaactataACCTCTTCGGTTCGGAAATGATGTACAAGATCCATAATTTGAAGCCTCTATTTGTAAAGTCTAAAAAAACCCCCCCTAAAGTAGTAAACTTTTTTATCTTCCTTGGTGCTGTAACAAAATATTAACCTTTCAAATATAAGGGCGGGTGAAATCATAGCAGAAGGAGCAAAAATCAGCCGGTAGGCAACAAGAATGGTGAGATTCATTCCCTCTTGAGCCACTAGTTTACATAATCCATTCATCCCACTATATAAAATctgcaccaccaccaccattacCATCACTGATTTCATCTTCGACTTCATCTTTGCAATCAACAATCAACGTTTTGAGTTTTGATATCATTGAGAGAGGTAAGAAAAAACGACTTTTGCTagtgtttagggtttagggtttggatCTGTCAATACTCATAAAGCAAATGAAATTCTTTCCATGAAAAATGAGTTGGTCATTTCCAGTTGTCTTTGCATTTATAATGGGAAAAACGTTCAAGGACCTGGAATGGAAACCATTTC
Proteins encoded in this region:
- the LOC18769450 gene encoding splicing factor U2af small subunit B, producing MAEHLASIFGTEKDRVNCPFYFKIGACRHGDRCSRLHTKPSISPTLLLSNMYQRPDMLTNPGVDPQGQALDPRKIQDNFEDFYEDLFEELSKYGQIESLNICDNLADHMVGNVYVQFREEEHAQAALQNLTGRFYAGRPIIVDFSPVTDFREATCRQYEENVCNRGGYCNFMHLKKISRELRRRLFGRNRRRHSRSRSRSRSPQRHHRGGYQERPHGGRGFGRRGGGGGDDDRDHRFHDKARRPRSRSPGRRGRSRSPVGTGGKRNRSPPARESSAERRAKIEQWNREREQVDSGSKYDNNNNNNSNDDEWNGYAENSDQYYEDPQQQQQ
- the LOC18769295 gene encoding enolase, with protein sequence MATIQTVKARQIFDSRGNPTVEVDIVLSDGTLARAAVPSGASTGVYEALELRDGGSDYLGKGVSKAVNNVNSIIGPALIGKDPSEQTAIDNFMVQQLDGTVNEWGWCKQKLGANAILAVSLAVAKAGASVKKIPLYKHIANLAGNKNLVLPVPAFNVINGGSHAGNKLAMQEFMILPVGASSFKEAMKMGVEVYHHLKAVIKKKYGQDATNVGDEGGFAPNIQENKEGLELLKTAIEKAGYTGKVVIGMDVAASEFYGSDQTYDLNFKEEKNDGSQKISGNALKDLYKSFVSEYPIVSIEDPFDQDDWEHYAKMTAECGEQVQIVGDDLLVTNPKRVEKAIKEKSCNALLLKVNQIGSVTESIEAVRMSKKAGWGVMASHRSGETEDTFIADLSVGLATGQIKTGAPCRSERLAKYNQLLRIEEELGAEAVYAGAKFRVPVEPY